The nucleotide window AGGCCAAGGTTCTGAGGCTGAACTCCGGGCATTTCAACGGCCTCCTGTGGGAGTGCCTTGAGAACTACGGAAAGCCGTGGGAGGTCTTCGAGGACTTCCTCTGGAAAGCCGTGAATGAGTTCTACGATGAGGTCATTAAAACCGAGCTTACGGAGCTCAGCAGGTTCGGAAAATATGAAACAAATGTCAAGTCCTTTTACTCCTCGCTCAAAAGCCATGACGGCCACCTCCTAAGGCTGGGATGGGGCAGTGGCTGGCTGGCAACAACGGTGGGCATTCTGTTGAGGAAAGAGGGGAAATGGGAGGGCGTTAGGAGAAAACTCGGCCTCGGCAGGAACCCGCAGAGCGGGAAGCTTTCAAGCTATTTCCCCAAGACGAGACGTCTCGCTGATGGACTGCCTATGGGATGGGTGGTGCTCCAATGAAACTGCTCGTGGTTTCCTGGGGTGACTTTGAGAGGTGGAAAGAAACCAAGTACCGCTTCGGGGAGGAAACATCGGTCGGCCCCTCAACGCTTCCGATCCTGCAGAAGGCCATAAAACCGGACTGGACGGTTATAATTCTCTCAGACACCCTCGGGAAGGATTTCTCATCCCTTGAAGCTCTCCGGGAGGACGTGAGGAGCAGGGTAATGGACTTCCTTGACAGGATTGAGGCAGGAAGGGAGGTGGACCTAATAATAGCGCCGGGAATAGGCCAATTTGTCCATGGAACATTCAGGGGAAATGCTATGGACGCCTACTACTACCTCCTCCACAGCCTCGCCCAGATAGTCCCCCCAAACGAGAACCTTGAGGTTCACTTTGACTCGACGCACGGGCTGAATTACATAACGCTTCTCACTTACAGGGTGCTTAAAGACCTGCTCGGAATTGCGGCAATAACTAATGAGGTGAAGTTTACAGCCTACAATTCTGATCCATACGTTCCAGGGATTACAAGGGAGCTGACGATAAACGTTATTGAGAAGACACACATCTCTCCAGAGCCCCTATCTGAACCGTTGCCAGGGGATAAGCATTATCTAAAACCTTACAGCATGTCCTGGAAGGAATTTGTGAAGCTCAAAACCAGCCTTAACTCGCTGAAGCAGATTAAAGCATCCAAAAAAAGTCTGGACGCATGGATTGGATCCCTGTTCTTCGGAATGCCCCTCCTTTTCGCTGAGACATTCCCCGATGAGTCTGAGATTGAGGGAATAATAGGGGAGCTCCTCGAAACCTGGGAGTCATGGATAGAGATAGACGGGAACTCGGTTACCAGGAAGCTATCATATGATGCAGGTTTCGGTGTGCTAATGAAGCTACTCTTTGAGGTGAAGGTCACGAAAAGCGCAAAAATAGATGTCCCCTGTTCCATAGCCAAACTTTACACCATCTCAAAGAAGCTGTTCTGGGGGAGTACATTAGAGAGGGTAAACGTTGAGCTGGGCAAAATTGAGGACATGGCCATAAAATATGCCACGGCGGGAACATTTCCAGGGTGGATGTCCTTGAAGGACTTCCTC belongs to Pyrococcus yayanosii CH1 and includes:
- the csx1 gene encoding CRISPR-associated CARF protein Csx1 → MKLLVVSWGDFERWKETKYRFGEETSVGPSTLPILQKAIKPDWTVIILSDTLGKDFSSLEALREDVRSRVMDFLDRIEAGREVDLIIAPGIGQFVHGTFRGNAMDAYYYLLHSLAQIVPPNENLEVHFDSTHGLNYITLLTYRVLKDLLGIAAITNEVKFTAYNSDPYVPGITRELTINVIEKTHISPEPLSEPLPGDKHYLKPYSMSWKEFVKLKTSLNSLKQIKASKKSLDAWIGSLFFGMPLLFAETFPDESEIEGIIGELLETWESWIEIDGNSVTRKLSYDAGFGVLMKLLFEVKVTKSAKIDVPCSIAKLYTISKKLFWGSTLERVNVELGKIEDMAIKYATAGTFPGWMSLKDFLGFSEANVQIKPRNVLAHAGLEANSVEVCMKEWDKKDIKKTAKEHTFLRYSNEILPRIREIVSSSLGG